The Lepeophtheirus salmonis chromosome 13, UVic_Lsal_1.4, whole genome shotgun sequence genome segment GAAAATTGGTGCGAAataatggaccatttaaaggccagttgcgggaaacatatgaaggggattattttctagaaataattgtaaaatattgttttttcggttcataataaagttttttactatcatattttatgtgttttatttttacaatccgAAAACCGCTCGtattgaatcaccctttattacataatgaacaaaaaagaagaaagagcacacccaacaactgttttccttttctaatcactgAAATAGTCTTTTGTTTACACGgatcttttctttaattataagcAAACATTTTAAACCTGACGAATATCCTCAACGGTCATTTCAaagcttttcttttttctcatgAGACCAATAAATTCCTGAAAATTAATGGAGCCGGACATATCTTTGTCTGCATCATCAATCATTTCTTGAATTTCTTCATCAGTTGGATTATATCCTAAAGGTTGcacatacaaagaaaatatgaaagaaacattttaaaatgaaaattacccATCATCCGCATCACAGCTACCAGTTCATGAGAGTCAATCGTTCCATccccatttttatcaaaaagtgcaAAAGCTTCTTTAAATTCTTCAAGCTTTTCGGGAGTTAGCCTGATTAGCCCCTCCacttcattaaaataatcttctGTAGACATTCTTGTACATCTAATTAGGAATAGAGCAGATTTGGAACTGTTACATAAACTGTGGGAAGCCTTTATTTTATAGAGAACCCAAAGAGAAAGCTCTCCTTACATAGTTGTGAAACTATTGACAAAGTTTCAAACTAGAGCATTGGAGGACTTTTACacgaataagatatatttttacggATAATAAGGTTCGAATTGAAATGTAATCCAAATATTCCAAAAgggaaagaaacaaaaagggGCCAACATTTATCTATAGCTCAGGCTATAAAGACTGAATGCAGAATAATAGATGTAAAATCAGTTATGCTAATTGGGAGctttttgggcatgttaaaaaaaaaactgaaaatctaCATGGTATccaaaacaaaacttttttttgagcaGAGTAGCTTAACCATTATTACGTAGCCTTAGATCAGCTACGAGGAGCTGTGACAAGGGGAAAGGGGGAGTAGGAAATCAACAAGGACCTGGGCCAGTATTACACCGATGACgatcctcagttctactctgagtctaacaaggacttacaattatgacTGTAATATATGATTTCTTTAGAAATGCAGGTGTTGATTAgccaaagaatttaaaaaagagttgCCTCTACTTTGTATTCTACTTTTACACTAAAAGTGGGATCAATGAGCCAGTCTGTGGGCGAGAGTTTCTTTATGTTGCGTTTTGAGATGcgaatattaatcatttttttaaatcaggatCACTTTTTGACAATAGTACCCAGATAAGATGAAAGGAGGTTTCTACTGAGGTGTTACAAAGGAagcagattttttttgtacgtcTACATATAGGTTGCAAGTCTATGTCTGAACTATTTTTGCATCCAAGTTGTGTAAGGGATGGAATCAATGACTTTCCCTGCCGTTCACTAAACTGGCagtcattataaaatatagaacagGGAGATGATAAATTACCAATTGTTTTCGGGCCAATCTTTCttacatttttggaagaaagattGAAatgagtctttaaaaaaaaggaagagtataataagtaattttttggtgGTGGAATTAATTATTCCAAAACATATGAATAGGATTACATgtactaaatttatatacatagaaaggagacaattccaaataaaaaaaacctgaaagGAGATGGAATGTTTACGAGACTGAATGacacaaaaatgagaaaaattcgCGTTTACACATAAATATCCGTTCAATCTTCAAAGTTGTATCTTCCCGACAAAAACAGATAGAGCGAGAAAGGGCcaaagaacaaacaaaaaaagacttCCTGTGGTTTGTAAACGTGAGTAAATGCGTTTATATTTCAACGCGTAGAGGTCATCATATTATAAAActcttcataattaatttgtcCGTCACCATCTATATCCGCCTCCTCAATCATGGATGTGATCTCCTCACTAGTCAAGGTTTCACCTAGATTCATCATGACCACTGCAAGTTCTTGACGATTTATAAAGCCATTGCCATCCTGaaacagataaaaaattaatgttatatattaatactagATATCAATTTTTAGCTACATCAGTAAATCAATtgattatctacaaaaatatcattttctacaTAGGGGTTATAGTTTATGTTGTCCAGAAAAAAGTACACTTTTTAACCCCTTCCCCCTGTCTGTGTTCGTCCAAAACTTGATATCCCCCTCCAACTGAAGAACCTTAATTTTTAGATCCACTCCCGGTATGtacttataagtaaaatatattggtatCCCTCCCCCCCAGGCCTCTCCCTGTGACGACCCTGTTGATATACTTCATATTGAAAAGGTTTTGCTAATTAGTGAAACAATTATCACTTCTCAATGTTGTGAACTCTGAAGTATCTCATACACCCTCCCTCCCCTCATCCTAAGAAATCTTTAAATCGTTGTTTCCCCCTCCCCCCCGGTCAACTGGAcatcataaatgtatgaccCATATTACGTACAAGGAACCAATTGCTGCCTGGCCAGAAGCCATATGACTTGTCTCGCCctggattgaatatattttaaagaaaaaaaaagcaaatgttGTAAAAGATAAAACAACACCCGTGAAAATTGTTTAGGACTCAGtaaattttgtcaatttgtaGTCTAGGATGCAGTACCCTTAATCACTGACGCCAAGGGGCAAAAACCCCCAATAACTTTTTGTGTAGTAATATTTATCGGCCCTAATTATAGTCACTCAAATCAGGCCTCTTCAGTGGTGCCAGAATATATTTGGAGGTTGCAAATTATATAATCGTgacgtcatatttttattaactctaTTATCAGAGGTGTTTGCAGGGTTTGGGCTGGAGAGGCTAGAGTCCCCACCCCccaatcaaggatttttttttcattatcacaaaaaattatcgctttatgggaaaaatttcaaatggcgaaatagataaaaaaaaattataagttttattttctaaaaaaaggtcattttgtCATATTGAGACCCAGCCCAACAATTTTGAgtctattatacaaattaaccAATTATCAATTTgggtattttttaacaaaaaattttaatgggcaatttaatgtttttttttaactacataataaaggaaattaatatttatttttttatatcccgCAGGCCCcttgattatagaaatattacactaagtattaaaaaagtggGGCCAATAGCCCGTATCGTTCTGGTACAGCTAGATAGAGTTCTGTCAGTCCTgatttattcgatccagtccaGTGTTAGGAGCGAACCTATCATTCCATGGGATCGGTCCTTTAGAATGTCAGTTCTATaagggattaaaaaaaagaaatacgagtgacgtcatcaaagagaTAAATGTTTAAgcttttaggactgatatgcaggactgaactgacTCAACACTACCAGTAGCCCCTCAAATAACAAAACTGTGATTACTGTACTGGGGAATATTACATATCTATTAACGGCCTTCTCAATAAGTTGACCCTGGTCACTCCTGTGAGTAATTCCCAACCTTTCAATTGATGGTTTACtatatttcttttgttaaatcgttattgtttctttctttttacaacATCAGCTGGCATTAAATTATTATGGATAAAACTATAAACACTCTTGCATATAAGtgatatatattacttataacaagctgaaaattaagtattttatttattgtgtaatgagtttcagtcaattattcaaaatattaataattaacctAGAGAAAGCTGTATCCACAACTGACTCCCACATCCGAGTGTAGGGTTCATTTCATTAAGTTTTAAACAAAGTAAAGCTGATTAATTGACACAAAAAGTGTTTCAATCCTTGCATTTCAGTCATGACACGTACACTCATAGTTAGTACTTCATTTGGATATAAGTTAACAAGGTCGGATTAAGCCTAAGTAAAAATAGTGGTTGAGCATGCATATACATATTGGAAAGGGCACACACAGAAAGGATACAGAATATTGGCGTCCTTATGCCAAATTCAAGGTGCATAAACCCCtctaatctataaataaaatctctAAGGATTCCCCATGAAATTTAAATGTGATAcgattaagaaattttaatgaaaaatggtCATATAGTTTAACCtagtaatgaaaaaaggggAAAAGGGAGAGCAGAACCAGAAAAGGAGGTTTCATATTGATTCAAATTACATTCGTGATTTTAAACCAGAGTTTGAATCACGAAGGTAGTCAAACTAAAATTATATCGAAATATGTGAGAGGTTGAGAGATTCATTTGGGATTCTTGGTGCCGTCTCTCATTAAGGAAACGTTCGTACTCAAAAGCGTATGTAGATTTCAAGGCTTTAGCAGTAGTGAAACTTTGTTCAAATCGTATGGAGGGTACTCCATAAACAGGTATGAACCTTGTTTACTtaaattagtttgtaaatacGGCAAGAGAGAGTTGCGCCGTATTGCATTAAAATGATACAACCCcctgaaaattataattatcacatAGACAAGAgcaatctatacttatattacaagtcatttttgcattcaattaacttttttgatacaTAGATCTATTGACCTTTTATAATGGATTGTGATTTTAGATTGGAGGTTTCCGGATTTATTCAGATTTAGTGTTGTTTTTGTCCTTATTAAGGATTGAAAACTGCAGTCACTTACAGTTCAGTCTTGGTTCGATCTAattcagtcctacatatcagtcctaaaaacttataaagtttggtcttCGATAACGTCTCTCAACTTTATTGTTGTTATGAGTTCTAGTACTAACAGTCCTAAGGAACAACAGTCGTAAGGACCGGCCCCAATGACGAATAGTACCAATCCTAAGACTGAaatgaaccaaataaataaggtacAACACAATACTATTCAGAGTTGCTGATTTGTATCGTTGAATACCATAGAGTTAAAATTAGAGAGGGATTTCGCTGAGCAAACACAAGGGACACTTTTGGAAGCCGAAAGTTAATTgaccaaaacaatggaaaatatagttattcTTACATAAATCTCTCCAGATCTTGCTTGGAATCATTCTATACTTCTATAAGAATGGAAGCATTCCATATAAATCAAATGGAAAATACAGTGAggactgattttaaaaatatttaaagcgtCCTCTAATTTGTTAGCATACACATTAGTACATTTGGAATGTTTTGGGCAACTATGACGTTCTCAGTTTCTTCTTCAAGGcatcactcattttttttacctctatctggaataatatttcatcaaatgtTAACCTAAAACTGCTCATTAATTTTGTGAGTGTTTATACTCCTATAGTTTGATAGGTGAGAgtagaaaatttcaattatcaGGTTGTCAcagtgtaaaaaaatagttatttatgttttttatacatataggtAAATAGATATAAGTACATAGGATTTGCTTTATTGCACAACTGTCTCTTTAATGTATCAATAAATCCATCCTAGTGACTTTCCACATTTCCTGGTTGACTTCTAAGACTAAAAAGACTTCATTTATCCAACATCATAAAAAATTCCGTATAGTCAATCACTCCATCGTGATCAACATCTGCTTCTTGTATAATTTCTTGAATTTCTTTTTCAGTCATCGGCTCACCCAGGAACCGAAGCATGATTGAGAGCTCTCGACGATCAATAAACCCATTACCGTCCTGAAAAATGCACACAAAGgtaataatatttagagatccaCATGTGAAAGTCATGAAAAGGTCAATCGtttctgttttcttttcttttatttgaaagaccaatCAAAGGTTAGGGGTTAGAACAAACTAAAGCAGACAGAAGAGGTAATGAAGAATAGAAAGGCCCATTCGATACTCACTCCATCAAAAACTTTAAAGGCCTCTCGAATCTCATCTTCTGCATTTTGATCATTGATTTTTAAAGCCATCATGGCAAGAAACTCTGGGAAGTCGATGGATCCAGTCCCATCTTTATCTACTTCATTCACCATAtcctgtaaaaataaatttcctagTTAATGTTGAGAAGGAAAAGAGTTTCAAACTACCGAAGTAGACTTACTTGAAGCTCAGCCTCCGTTGGATTTTGCCCAATGTGTCGTAGGACGGCTCCAAGCTCCTTCGAGGTAATTACCCCATCATGATCCGTATCAAAGGCACAAAATGCATCTTGAAACTCACCTATTTGATCCTCCGTCAAGCATTCGTTAGCCATAGTGAAGAGTAATTAACAGTTTTGCCTAGAAGAGCGTCTGTATTTGATCTCTTGGTTTTGTCTGTCCACAGTAATTACTAAAGTAGGAACaaagacaaatataatttttttcagggTAATAATTACTAAGTCTtgttctacataaatattttgtttacttcaAGTTACTTACAATTGAACTATTGCCAAAATCTTCctatgatatttgaataaaaatatatcgttGAATTTTACAAACTacctttttcattattattttccgCTACTTCATTCAACCCAAGCTctgaatattacattttgaacaTTCGTAAGTATAATATTCATCAATTAGTCATGGAATTTTAACAGTATACGTAGATTAATTGTCactttatataagtttaaatataatattaaaatttgtcaattttaaaatgaattgtaTGTATACACATAGAGATCAGTGCCTTTCTTTCAGACTGaagtacttaatatatatatatatatatataaaataggagTACATATTTGCAGAAACTGTATATgcaatgataaatatatgtgttaCATGATAGGGcttaggaattattttttattactcgtCCTGACGTTCTTTCTAAGGACATGATACTTCTTGTACAAAGTATTTCATGATACTTCATACGAAAGCATTTTACTTCAAATCGCCGAAAATCTTTTTAGCTCCTATACACAGCGTATCTTTGTGAATTGGTAATGAATCTTTGGGAAGGTTTCATTGACTGACTCAATAATTTACCGACTTTTTTCCGTAATATGAACTGGTAGAGCAATAAAAAATCTTGTGAAACACATTTCTTCATGAGATCAAGGAATATTGAGATGGAGACCAAGAAAAATCGTCTGTCCACACTTATTGATGCAGGAATGAATAATGACCAGATCTCCTGCATCTTCTCGTGCTCCAAAACGATGCATCCTGCTTGATTACcacatttaaaaagtttaaggaCGACAATAATATCCTTGAGAGAAACCCTGGAAGTGGTGGGCTAAAACAGAAAAGGACAGCGGACTTCATGAACATGGTTTGGTTTAGAAAGGACCTCAAGATCGTCACAGATGTGTACTTGAAGATCAAGGAGACACTGTTCTTTCCTTGGCGGAAGGGTAACTACCTCAAGGGCAATTATTTTGTCCAGCAAGAGTACACATCTGACACAAGgtaaaaacaacaactgatATAGACACTCAAAGAAATCGTGTGTCAGTGTTTCTTAACATGGGAAGGAGTATGACAAGATCTTCCACATCGTCCCATACTCCAAGGGTCTCATTAGCCAGATTAAAAAGCTGACAACAAGAGCCTTGAGAGGAAGCCCACAACTACTAGgctaaaaaaactcaaatgtCGTGTAGAGGCAACATGGCTATTTTCTGGTGAATATGGCCTCCATCATCACTAGACTGCCACCTCCTTGACCGATGGATCTAAGGTGAAGAAGGCCCGTGCCACCTCCCATTGGGATGCCCTAAAAGCTAATGTGGAGAAGAAGTGAGTTAAAATATCGGAGGAATACGTGAAGAAGACCTGGAAAGCTTTCAGGACTAGGATTGAGGCTATAGTAGAGGCCAAGTGTGGTCACATTGAGATTTAATTGTAaagtaaaataagtatataaagtaTCATTGTCCtactactttttctttttgagcaATTTGATAAAGTTGAGTTTGGGGAAATTTGTTCACGATTCGCAGGGACACATTGTCGAGTCAACTAATTGTATCTCTTCTCATGGTAACATGAAAATCCTATTTTGAagctcaaactaattatcaggcttaactgGATGATAGTTCACGAAACCTTGCAATAAAAAGTCTCCTAAGACAgtggttttcaaactttttttgccCAAGGAACACCAAAAGACagataaacatttattgataCACCTATTTTAATTCATCACATTAtatggattattataagctattgcaaataatacTTGGTTGTCACAAATCGTAGAACACACTTGAACTTGCTTCAAGACACACTGTTTGGGAAACATACCCATTAGAACTGAATATAATCTTATTTGGATGCGAATATGTGAATTCCatcaattcaataatttttattcaaagatatttgaatattgggCAGAATTGCCGTAATATCTAATCAAGCACAAATGTTACCTTTTGATTCATACACTGCTGTCCTCAGCTCTTGTTgagataatattttctaaacgTGGTCACTTATTTAAGGATAAATGCCAGAGTTTAAaggatgaaaaatttgaaaaaaaaaaaaaaaaaattgtcgatgaatcaaatatttaataattaaaatataaatttagatttttaagttttatttattctcgtaccttatttctcttcattttttcatataaataattaatatatatataattcaggAAATTAccttatttctcttcattttttcatataaataattaatatatatataattcaggaaattatttgcaatcataaagagttgtcaaattcaagTATTCCCTTACGAACGAAAAATTGAGCGCCGCTAATTTCTAATTGAGCGGGAGCGAGAGTGTGCTCACAAAATGAGTAACTGAGTGCAAGCTGGAGGGGGCTCAGGATTTCTTATCACTAAGATTAAAGGCTGAAAGGCGACAATAAGATTCATAAGAGAAAGCTATGAAGTGCTGagcaaaaccaaaaaatgtcAGCGGACATCCTGGACTTTATAGTTTCCAAAGGGTCTCAAAATCGGTGTAGACGTATACTTGAATGTAATGAAGACAGTGATATTTCCTAGATTAAAGACCAACAAACCCACggaaaattatgttttctaaCAAGGTTATGCCTCCGTTCACAAGCTCAAAACGACTCAAAAGTTGTGTGAATATAATTTGGCGAATATCTCTCTCCGGTCAATGTTGCATCCATCCTCTCTAGACTGCAACGCTCTTGACTATGGGATCTAGGACGCCATCGAGAAGAAGGACATGTGCCACCTCCCATATGAATGTCCTAAAGACAGAGAAGGGGTTGGCTGACATGTCGGAGGCTTTCAAAAAGGCTTTCAAGTCTAGGATCGAGGACATAGTGGAGGCCAAGGGCAGCCattttgaagttaatttttttatatggtaaAATATGTTCTTACTACTTGTACTTTTAGAGAATTATGATGAAGTTGAGCTAGGTAAAATTTGTCTCAGGATTCACAAGATACATAGGTGGTTGCAGGTTGTTAATGGATGGTATTGGTAAGTAATAATCGAATATTAACCGACAGGCTACACTTCATGATTTTGCAAagattaatttcaaattcataagtattatattcacaaaaaaatattattatgtcatagcatttatcttaaataaattacacaGGGCCCTAAGAGTCATATTGACAGGGCAGTCCCTCCATTATggaaatataaatgaatcaatCAGCTCCTTACCTTGAAAGGGAAATCTTTTGAAGAACGGGAATATATTGTAGAAAATGGATTCTCTACAGAAAAATACTCAGATAGAAATCAAATCAGTTATGTGGAAAAACACTTATATTAGCACTTTCAACTTGAGGGCAATTTCATTCATCGTAATCACTGAATTACTCTACAACTACTGAATTATCGATTAGTTATTGTCTGTAAGAGAGAGGGaaacaatccattttttttttaacttacctgtaaaaaaaaaaaaagtttcaatggCGTCCTTCAAAAGAAACTTTGTCCTCGCAAAAATTACGAcctctaaattattttactaacaaaaatatgtaataataggaaaaagagagagaatGAACGGACGGTCAATGTATATAGGTACATTTATGAAAGCAAGAGTGAGTTACACTCCGTGACATGAGGAATAAATGAAGCAACTTGTGCTCTTCtttatatttcacaaaatatacacatagctatatgcattttaaaaaaaaaaaaaaacaaacagagatTAGTTGATTACAGTTTATCGGCAAAAAGTGTTTAATCCTTGTTTTGATAGGTAAATGATGggtattacaaattattatgtcAGAGTGGTGATCAGTAATCTTTAGGGATGTGATGATTGTCTAAATCCTCATGGGCTTACATTGTAGAAATAAGTACAAAGTGGgaacacaaaacttgcagtagcattaaATTGCGATTTTATGCCTGTTATATCTAATTAGAAGGCTTCATTACGgaaccaaacgacagctaaaaCTAAAAATGAGCATTATTTTTATCCCATGTATCTAAGTCTAAAAATGTCGGAAAAAGGCAATACGTGTGCACTGTACAATCTCCTCCGCACCGGTGTCAGTGCCGATAAAGCTGCAGAGACTGAAGGCATCTCTATCTCCCAAAGAACAACCAAAACTTTGTCTCCAACAATATGGTTGCCTCCCCCAGCCCTGATCTCAGCCTCCTTGGACTTGGATGACATAttcacaaattgtttttgacCTGTTTTGTATTCattgcataaaaataatgtttttcgtaatttagtcatgctactcaTGCTCAAGTTTTGTATCCCAACTCTATAAATGCTGGTAtcctgcaagatattagtgctgTTATTAATTATCGCTAATTATGAAAGTCCGGTGTAGAACgggttgttgaaaaaaaaaaaaactgaaaataaacatggtaaccctaatcatttgaagaatgttatggaggagagaaataatgattttcatgacgtttcattagattagctacattCAGCTGTTACAATggaggaaggagagaaggaaataaagaaggatatttgctagaattactctgatataaATCATCTATTCTActtgagtccaataaggacatacaattaaaactctgcaacaaatcctcaaggtcaCGCTCCTTATTTTATgacacacacgaatgttcaattaggttttgaatgtaattgagGACTGGGACTGAAGATTTTTATTAGAGCCAGACTGATAGAACTGCAgtcttttaagttttttttagagcCTTCCAATACTATTATCAGCGGGTATGTCGTCTATCAACGTTgacaacatatacttttttttttatttatcctcatgaggatttaaataattttcacaatcttagtaataatatacatacaaggctgaatgaatatttcaaagaatACGAGAAAAAAAGACATGGGTGTACTGGGTCAAGATTATTCAcatgtatatttctttaaaaacaaaggaactAATAGGGATTGAGAATGATATTTTCGTTGAGTAAGAGGAATgccacaaatttattttatgaaatgggCATCTGCTTTTCCCTCGTAATCTCTCTTACACCCCAGCCAGCTAATTCACTAATGCTAAGTGTATTCAAATGAGAGTTCTGTggcatttttgcaaaattagctAGGTCCTCCTTCCCAAAACaacattattaaaagttttatagtTGGATCCCCCTGTGCaaagagttgtaaatcctatgcAGTTTTTAGTAGCGAGTTTTTTGTAGTTATCCACTTAAacagtatttttcattttactgaGCAGTTATCACTATTCTTTAACTATTGAAGAGTGaccatctaagtataaagtaacaatGAGTctatgtgctcatgaaagtcAGAGGGTAACAATGAGAATTTACTATCGTAGTTATATGTTTAAGTCTTTGTTGTACTCGGATTAGAATTGTGGATAGACAGAAGAGTGATTCTAgcctttatttcatattatcataaaaataacgCATGCTTCCTAATTAATGTCATATAGAGTTTTCAAAagaatatactaaaatatagtAAGTACAAAAAGACATAATTTTCGAATCCCAAACAAATGTAgctctttttattttgataaatatgagaaaaaactcattattcatgatgtaatcaaataaatacttatgaGCTACAATGACGTACATACTTTGATAACATTCGAACAGGtctattagtgttgtgttgctCGATATTTATTCGGTACAGTCTAGTCTTGGGACCGTTCCTATCGTCCTTAGAACTGTCAGTCCTTTGGTCTTCAGTATCAATGTGATTTCACGCTACCTCCTTGGCTCGAGTAACACAACACAGGGTAACACTTTGTTAGTAACTTATATAAGTGAAAGGGAGCACACCCTCAATGATAGTCCAGGGgattgattttaccttctttaggGCCCAACAAAACTAGAACtaaccatagagataaaaaagattgtttaaAGAAGAAGTTGCCTAAAATATTCACACTGTAGtagtaataaatagatatattaataacatagagggcgcttcaaataCTTCTAAGTTAGATCCTCACtgtattttcatttgattatatttttcataattgaactcttcaatttttatagaaGTACAGAATGATTCCATACAAGACCTGGAGTCATTGAtgtaattataactatatttaccTCCACTAATGAAGGTAaacagaggttatgtttttgctgtgtttgtttgtttgttagtcaccaggattacaggAAAAGTTCCAAATCGATTTTATCAAAGTTGGTAGGAATATAacatatggtcacagtaagaggccattaaattatGAAGAGTCGGGGTCAAAGAAACAACCCaaaacctaaaaaatatataattggccATAACCTTAGGTTTTGCTTTAACGAGTGCCC includes the following:
- the LOC121127614 gene encoding neo-calmodulin; the encoded protein is MSTEDYFNEVEGLIRLTPEKLEEFKEAFALFDKNGDGTIDSHELVAVMRMMGYNPTDEEIQEMIDDADKDMSGSINFQEFIGLMRKKKSFEMTVEDIRQIFRVFDKDGNGFISTAEIKHVTSRLYMQFSNDELNEMVYEADLDGNGQIGFDEFYSIMITP
- the LOC121127615 gene encoding neo-calmodulin isoform X1, with amino-acid sequence MANECLTEDQIGEFQDAFCAFDTDHDGVITSKELGAVLRHIGQNPTEAELQDMVNEVDKDGTGSIDFPEFLAMMALKINDQNAEDEIREAFKVFDGDGNGFINRQELAVVMMNLGETLTSEEITSMIEEADIDGDGQINYEEFYNMMTSTR
- the LOC121127615 gene encoding calmodulin-alpha isoform X2; amino-acid sequence: MANECLTEDQIGEFQDAFCAFDTDHDGVITSKELGAVLRHIGQNPTEAELQDMVNEVDKDGTGSIDFPEFLAMMALKINDQNAEDEIREAFKVFDGDGNGFIDRRELSIMLRFLGEPMTEKEIQEIIQEADVDHDGVIDYTEFFMMLDK